Within Citrus sinensis cultivar Valencia sweet orange chromosome 1, DVS_A1.0, whole genome shotgun sequence, the genomic segment TTGGAAGTGCCAAACATATTCGGAAGAGTACCCATGGCTTGTTTTAGTTGAAGCAAGTTTTTAGATTCATCTTTTGGCTGAATTTTAGTTAGGGTTTGGACTCTATGGCATGTCCTTTGTACGGATCGATTTCTATTGGTGGCTTGGAGATTCACAGTTTGTCTCTACCTTAGCATTTTGAGAaagttggattttttttttcttgttgggGTGTATATGTGGTTAGTACACGTGCGATGGagtattttttaagtttttaatacaAAAGGACAATTGCTGATGCATACCAATAAGGTTTAGCCATTATTTACCTGCTTTGCATTCCTATTTGGTGGTTCTTGCGAGTGCCCATCTAGTTGTGCGATAATTAGTAATTCTTACTGAGTGGTCTTAATAATTTTCACGGAATAGGCGATTATTTTCAGAGAGCAGTGATGTGACTCATGGATTTACAAGATTGGTAAATTTGCaatacaaaattgaataaacatCACATGTTGCTAAGACGgattaaatattgttttttgtgGTGGTATTTACTACAAAAAGCACTTACTGTAAATAACTTTccttttttgaattataaatatgttttttgaattataatttcaaactgaaaaaaaaaggtcaatgTAAAGCTAGTGAGTGAACTatcattgtttatttattatttatttttattttctgcatTTGGAAAGTTTATTGGAATTTAGTTTGATGGTGTATTTGATATGTGTAGTCTAATTGTCAAATCATCTTTCAATCACATAGGGGTGTTTGCTTTGCTGTATCAGATGATAAGGTAATAACCAAGAAAGTTGCCTTTGAAAACAAACGAATAGATCATAAAGTTACTCTTGGGAGCATAATCTGTTGACTTAATCCATTGGGAGGATTACCCTGTAGTTAAAATGCTCATGCTTCATTACCTTGATTTTTATTGAGCCATGCTTTCATCattatattcaatttaatttctttatctctAGGTGTGTTTTTCCTTGTACAAGTTGAAATTTCTGAGaatgattttatgttttgttgttttgagCTGAAGcatactcttttattatttttatttcttctttgaaattaaCTGGCAAAAGTTGCATATAAGTGACACAGTTTTGCATCACTATCATtttcctctttattttttctttcttgactTTTCAGCGCGTGAAGGTTTATCGCTTGAATGACGATGGTAAATGGGATGATCAGGGTACTGGTCATGTCACTGTTGACTCTATGGAGGTGTGTTCGAAATGTTcacttattttaattgtttaatggTGGAGAAGTAATAGAAtcagaataattttaattttcagaaatttGTTTCTGATAATGATTGTTGAAAAAATGTCTGTAATTTGAATGAATGCAAATGTTACTATGCAGAGATCAGAGGAGTtgtgtttgtttgttattgATGAAGAAGACAATGAGACAATACTTTTGCACCGTATCAGCCCAGATGACATTTACAGAAAGCAAGAAGGTATGTATATGTGAGGAAGAATGATCTGAGTCTTTTGTCTCTGTAGTTGCAATTATCTGCAAATACAGCATCACCCACTGCCtgattattgttattcttatttttagacACAATTATCTCTTGGAGAGACCCAGAATATTCTACAGAGTTGGCTCTTAGCTTTCAGGAGCCTACAGGGTGCTCATATATATGGTaacaaaatgaatatatttcTTAGTTCCCTTTCTAGGTTTCTTGTTCTAAATTGACACTTTGTAATCTTAATGTTTATATACCTTTCTCTTTTTTGGTTGTTCGTCTACTGAATGTAAAGTTGTTTTACTCAGGGATAACATATGCAATGTTCAGAGGAACCTCAATTTTAATTCTCTTAACAGTAAGTAGTTGCAAACTTCAACTACGTATGATTCAATTGTCTGTAAATTTTCTGCATTTAAGTCTCGGAATGGGGTGAGAAACTTATCTTTTTCTAGTTGGAATATAGCATCACAGGATAAGGAACATATCAAATGATTGTGAACGTTGTGATCCATAACCTTGTAGGCATTTCATCCCTTGTTCTGAAAGATCCAATTCCAACACCCATGGTGGTTCGGTTTTGAGATAAACTAATACTAGCAAACAGACAAGGGTTTATTTGGATGTATGTAGAGGGTTCAAGTCTAGGTAGTGGCTTCGATTCTGTAGGGAGTTTTTATCTGTCTTGAATTTTAATCAATGCACTGTGGTTATAGTTTTAATCTCTAGCCTTTTTCAGACAAAGCGCTAAAGTTTTACATTGAATACATATTGATTATGACTCAAATCAAGGATCTTCTTTTGTTCAAAAGGTAGAAGAGCGAAAAAATGGTTGATGTGATCTGTTGAGAGAGCCTTTCGGACTTCTTCCCCAgcaaaatatttctcattaaTATTCTCTATGTTCTCttctttaacatttttctttgaagtttgcctccccccccccccatcTAAAGCTTATTATGTTTCCAATGAACATTTTTTGTGAACCTTTTTGTTCTGTTTTGTTGCTGTTACTCTTGCAGGTGAGACATTTCATAGCATGAACAGTGAGTTGAGGGAATTGCCTCCCATTGAGCTTTCCACGCTTCCTTTAATCCTTAAGGTTGTTATTGGTGCTTTAGCTCTTTTAtgtttagtttattttcatgatttgatgttgttttcaatttttcctcTAAAATCACTGATTTTGTGGCATTGGAACCTTAGTGCAGTTGTATAATACGAAGTTTAGTGATTTGATGACCTGATTGTTACTTGCACTTCTGTTGACATTGTTATTTGGAGTTGGAGCTCATGTATTGCTAAGATTTACATGGAAAAGCTTCATTGAAAATacattcaaatatatatacatattttgatATACACTTACACTTCATTGATGCATTCCAGACTCTTTCATTGTGCCGACACTAAGTATATGCGTGTTTAGATGTACATATATCCATACATCGATAGGATGATTCATAGAAATTATTGGAATTCACCTATGTATTTAGGTGGTGTTATAATGTTGATGCTTCTGTTATACCAAGATCAAAGTCTCTTGATGCCATAAAGAGAGATCGAGAGAGGCTAAAATAGGTGAGGTGAGGAAGGTAGTGGGGTGAGAGTCCAACATTGTGTGTTTGGGGTGGGTCACcatgttttatatatatggatCCGTTTCCCAAATAGTATGAGACCTTTTGGGTAATTCGCAAAGCAAAATCGTGTAGTCAGAAAGAGCACAATGTTTTACTGTTTGGAAGCAGGTTGTTACCTGTCCGTTCAAAAGAGAATGGTTTTCTAGCTTTTGATTTTCCTTGTATTGGTAGGGTTTTTCAGAATCAAGATTgtctaatttaattgattcattttGCAGACTGTGACTGAGAGTGGCATTGCAGATCAGATGCGGCTGACAGAACTTATACTGAATGATGTGAGTTTGTTGTAGTCTTCTGTAGactttgttgtttttttagaCTTCTGTCTATGCTGTAGATGCAGATATTGGGACTTCAGCTGgataatttaacttaatgGTTTGCTATGGATCAAAGTGTTGtggttttaatttaatgtgaGACCATGTTATTTCTGATTCTTAATTTACTGCATTTTAAGAATGTAGTTTAAGAAATTGAATACCATTCTTTAAGCTGTAAAAATGTCAAGTTCTAGGTTTTTGGTCTTTAGTATATCTTCAATTCTCTttggttttttgttttaattttactattatcttATGTTTTTGTGGTGTTACTTTCTGAATAGATTTCAGTATAGACTCTGTTAAGTgacatttacattttaatgCAGCAAGATTTTTTCCGGAAATTGATGGATCTGTTTCGAATCTGTGAAGACTTGGAGAATATTGATGGCCTTCATATGATATTCAAGATCATCAAAGGGATCAGTCTGTATTTCTTATGCCTATGTCTAActagttcattttttaatcGGCTTTGCTAAAATGCATGATTTTGTTGATCCTCagtgatttttgtttttgttactTGCAGTTTTACTCAATAGCCCTCAgatatttgagaaaatttttggGGATGAGTTGATGATGGATATTATTGGCTCCCTTGAGTGTGAGTCCCTTTAGCCGcatattttatgataaaatttctctacaaaaatagtttttgaaTACTCAATCTTGGATTCTACTTTCAAGCTGCAGTCATAGCATCAAACATGCAGTTAGCCTGTAGTTAGGAACATTTTagtttatcattttcatatttgaaCATTAAGATACAGGAAGATCTTGTTTTAATGCTGAGAACTTACTGACGTTCTTCAGTGTTTGCTTTGGTCATCCTTCATTCTAGGAACTTTCCTGGTTATTTTTGTCTCGTACCAACTTGCATGAATGTGCATGATATATTCTGGCTTGTGCTCTTCTGAACTATGACAGTTAGTTTATGTTATTGATCGGTGTTTGGTGGAACCTGCATCATTATCTAGTGGATTAATGCTGGttggaaaaaaattcttcttaGCTATGTCTGTTGGTCTGATACATATATCAAGTTTCATTTGCTAGTGTTTGTGAAGACTGAGTCTAGAATATAGGTTGTCTTTTTACTGGGAGTCTGGAATAACTGATTTTCCTCTACAGACGATCCTGATGTTCCTCACGTCCAACATCACCGGAATTTTCTGAAAGAGCACGTCGTTTTTAAGGAGGTAACAATATTGTCAGATGGTTTCTCTTTAGGATGGGGGGTTGTTAGGTATTGGGAACTGGAGTCTATGTTGGTGGAGATGTTttcaatattaattcatttgttgttcccttgtttatatttatgttttcctttttgtaGGCCATACCAATAAGAGATCCCCTAGTCCTTTCGAAGATACACCAGACTTACAGAGTTGGCTATTTAAAGGTTTGGACCTTAGTCCTTGGGCTGAGCTTCATGATTTCTTGAATGTCTGTGTTGCTGGTTCAATTCTCACCTTATATTACTTCTTTTAGGATGTTGTTTTGGCTAGAGTGTTGGATGAGGCCACAGTTGCAAATCTGAATTCCATAATTCACGGGAACAACGCTTATGTAAGATTTTCGAAGATGATTGttcaataatattgaattttttttatacccCTGactttaatgttattttgCAGGTTGTTTCCTTGTTGAAGGATGATAGCACCTTCATTCAGGAACTGTTTGCAAGGTTGAGGTCCCCCACCACATTGGaagaatcaaagaaaaatttggTAACTGCCGAAACCCACAGTTTTTCACTATTCTTAGCTGTAATATTGGTTCAGTGCGACTGGAGTATTCATTTGTAGtcattctttttaatataGTCTCTTTTGTGTATTTGGTCTCTGaaccaatttattttatttttttaagaaaaatgatcaACTTGTAGGTAGATTACTGTACTTCTgccttttttttccataaaaaaattattttgtcctCCTTAAATATAatgacttttatttttgttcttagaTCTTTTTAAACTGTTATTCTAAAGGGTTTCGACcgagtttctttctttttttttttcagttgtaAATGATTGGGCCTGATGCGATTGAATGCATATATACAAACGAGCATATGAGAAAAGCAGCTATAtgcctttctttctttgagaGCATGTCCGTTCACAACTGTAATCTTTAAAGAAATGGTTTCTATTTCCTTTTCAGATGTAGGAATATGTCAGATGTTATAAGATACCGATGTCTGCTTATTGAAACAGGCCTTTTGCAACTGGAATAAGTTTTATATGTAGTGGTGTTCTTTATTTCTATTGCTTGATTAATCTTTCTATTTCtgacatatttatttcatgaaaaaaaggTACATTTCTTGCATGAGTTTTGTGGTTTAAGCAAGAGCCTGCAAATGGTTCAGCAGCTCCGGCTATTTAGGTATGCTATTGCGAAGTAACATATTACTAAGTTAGATTCTGAGAACTTCATATTGAGTATATGCATTCTGAGAGTGAAAGTTTCTAAATATGCATTCTGAAGAGTGGAAGTTTCTTAATCATCTGTAGGGATCTCATGAATGAGGGCATATTTGACATCGTCACTGATGCTTTGCAGAGTCAAGACAAAAAGCTTGTTTTAACTGGGTAATGGTTGCGCTTAAAACATCCCTTTCCCCCCCAAATTATAGTCCTAACATTGACCATTCTGATGGATGCAGGACAGATATCCTCATTCTGTTTCTGAATCAGGATCCAAATCTTCTGCGTTCTTATGTTGTTAGACAGGAGGGAATTCCACTTCTAGGACTTTTGGTAAGGGTTTTGTTTATTAGATGATCTTGTGATATACATTTTGTGGGATTATATGTTCATATAATTACAAGTATCCATGTGATCCTGCATGAACTGAATAGATCACTTTGCCCAAGGAAAAGTTTATTCTTGGAAATATTGGGGTTCATTTGTCATAGCACTTGGTAGAGCCTCGCTGATAGGCTCTTTATTtcaagtaaaacaaaattatggtTTATTACTATGGTTAACATTTTGTTGATATCTGGAATAGTTTTTTACTTGTGGGACATGGTTTTTTAGAATTCCATTTCGAACTATCAGAAGTTCTATaagtgaagaaagaaaataagctcaaaattttgtaattattttttaacaggACAACTAGGCTAACTTTATGCTAAaggaattttgtaattatttgtGACTGGATGTGATACGCTGTTTGGCCTATGCTTTTATTTGCGGCAATGTAAAATccattaaagagaaatttaaatatgaaagagATGTATGGTGTTTTGAGTAAAGGAAAAGGGTTGTGATAAGCTTGTTCTGGAAAGGGGGAAAATGTCTTGGACTGGAATTAGTCTTTCTTGCTGTTATACTTGTATGTGAACATATTATATGGCATTCACACACTTTAGTAGCTGAGTTGAGTTTGTACATGCATATTGAATTGTCCTCATGTGTTGTTAGGAAGAACTTGCTTGAGGGTGTGTTTTGATATCACTAATGTGTGCAGTTTGCCCCTTCGgcataattataaaagaattgtCCGCTTGCGTTGTCATTATATAAACAACATCAGCTGTGATCTTAAGCATGGATGCATTATAAAATAGGGGTTGCCGTGTGCCAAAGTTCTTCTGTCAATCAAAAGAGCTGGAATATTAGTGAAAAGAGATCTAAGTTGGTTGTTGCATAGAATTTGAGGTCTGATCCCAAGAAGTCAATCAGATCTGGAACTAGGGAATATTTGGTTATTTACTGAAAGGAATGAATTTATGGTTGTTTGCTTGCAGGTTAAAGGAATGATAACAGATTTTGGGGAGGACATGCACTGCCAGTTTCTAGAAATTCTCCGAAGTTTGTTGGATTCATACACATTGTCGGGAGCTCAGGTACTTGATTAGTTTATGACTTCCCTGGACTACCTTTTTGTTTTCCATTTATGTTTGGATTTTATAAACTGTTAtgttttattgatattttacttttctctttggtattgtcaacaattctgCCCGCCCCCTTTGTGGAttgttgtttttgtaattgacTCTGACTATACTGTGCATTGCATGGAACAGGTTGTTTGCAATTTCTTTTATGATGCAAAACCAAGCCTGAGATCTAGCTCTCTTTAGTATTTTATCAGGACATATGTGATAGGACTTAGGACTAAATTAGggctaattttattgattaaatcaaaagaaaacaatcagTCTTGACCTACAATTCGAGAGGTAGGTCAATCTTTCCTAGAACTCCTAATGGTTCCTAATACCAGACAAAACTCAACATAAACCCTAAATGACTCCATAATCTCTTGTTTATAGCTGAaccctaattaataaaattactaaactgCCCCTGCCCCTTTATATTTGTGCCTAACCTAAGTTTTCATGGGTCTAACATTACTCCCCTCCCAAAAAGACACCTTGTCCTCGAGGTGGAATCCAGGAAACTGCTGCTATGTTCTTATCCGCAATCATCTGTGCCAACTCCATTGACTCCCCTAACCCTCTTGGCCTCAGCAAGTGTAGCGCAGCTCGGATTTTCGGCTTCAGTCCCTTCATAAAATTCCCTTCCAACACTGCCTCT encodes:
- the LOC102624367 gene encoding uncharacterized protein LOC102624367 isoform X2 is translated as MGAQEKSQANANPMQRVKVYRLNDDGKWDDQGTGHVTVDSMERSEELCLFVIDEEDNETILLHRISPDDIYRKQEDTIISWRDPEYSTELALSFQEPTGCSYIWDNICNVQRNLNFNSLNSETFHSMNSELRELPPIELSTLPLILKTVTESGIADQMRLTELILNDQDFFRKLMDLFRICEDLENIDGLHMIFKIIKGIILLNSPQIFEKIFGDELMMDIIGSLEYDPDVPHVQHHRNFLKEHVVFKEAIPIRDPLVLSKIHQTYRVGYLKDVVLARVLDEATVANLNSIIHGNNAYVVSLLKDDSTFIQELFARLRSPTTLEESKKNLVHFLHEFCGLSKSLQMVQQLRLFRDLMNEGIFDIVTDALQSQDKKLVLTGTDILILFLNQDPNLLRSYVVRQEGIPLLGLLVKGMITDFGEDMHCQFLEILRSLLDSYTLSGAQRDTIIEIFYEKHLGQLIDVITASCPPEGIAQSASSGGRVESTKPEILSNICELLCFCVLHHPYRIKCNFLLNNVVDKVLLLTRRREKYLVVAAVRFVRTILSRHDEHLINHFVKNNLLKPIVDAFVANGNRYNLLNSAVLELFEYIRKENLKSLVKYIVDSFWNQLVNFEYLASLHSFKVKYEQKVVEPTIMLIRWIQENEMMSALWRKKRKTILMTVMKKIQHLPLTLRELRLNLFYLTELLRATHP